A stretch of the Tardiphaga sp. 709 genome encodes the following:
- a CDS encoding ABC transporter permease yields the protein MDLSAFLAQLLNGLAGASSLFLVATGLSLIFGVTRIVNFAHGSFFMLGMYVSYSLVERIGVGPWRAVGFWGALVLAALAVGLLGALVEILLLRRIYKAPELFQLLATFALVLVFNDAALWIWGPEDLLGRRAPGLEGAIQLFGRAYPSYNLFLIVIGPAIFGLLWMLLTKTRWGVMVRAATHDREMLGALGVNQAWLFTGVFALGCMLAGLGGAVQLPRQPASLTVDISTIGDAFVVVVVGGMGSIPGAFLASLLIAEVKAICIGIGTVHLAGIEISFSKLTLVVEFLIMAVVLVIRPWGLLGRPQATSRNSAPVEAPLKAASNWFRMTVIGVFLLMAMLPMLDQSLPYAAVLGQDILVAALFAVSLHFMMGPGGMHSFGHSAYYGLGAYGAAILVKLAFMPMPLAMLVAPLVAGLGALLFGWFCVRLSGVYLAMLTLAFSQIVWSVVFQWDAVTGGSNGMVGVWPADWLSGTRYYYLTLVLVGLSAYALRRFVFAPFGYAMRAGRDSSLRAEAIGIDVKLVQWLAFTIAGVFGGLAGTLYIFSKGSVSPDVISVSKSVDGLVMVLLGGIQSLTGPVIGAAVFGVLQDWVMRATDYWRALFGGIILFLVLAFPEGLAGISRQIESLWQQYRPAVGVVRQEKLT from the coding sequence ATGGATCTGTCCGCCTTCTTGGCTCAATTGTTGAACGGCTTGGCGGGGGCGTCGTCCCTGTTCCTGGTAGCGACCGGCCTGTCGCTGATTTTCGGCGTCACCCGGATTGTCAATTTTGCCCACGGCTCGTTCTTCATGCTTGGCATGTATGTGAGCTATTCATTGGTCGAACGGATCGGCGTGGGGCCTTGGCGAGCTGTCGGCTTTTGGGGCGCGCTGGTGCTCGCAGCATTGGCTGTCGGACTGCTCGGCGCGCTGGTGGAAATTCTGCTGCTGCGTCGGATCTACAAGGCGCCCGAGCTGTTTCAGCTGCTGGCGACATTCGCGCTGGTGCTCGTCTTTAATGATGCCGCACTATGGATCTGGGGGCCGGAGGATTTGCTCGGTCGTCGTGCACCAGGACTGGAGGGCGCTATCCAGCTCTTCGGTCGTGCCTATCCAAGCTACAATCTGTTCCTGATCGTGATCGGTCCCGCGATTTTCGGCCTGCTCTGGATGCTGCTGACCAAGACGCGCTGGGGCGTCATGGTGCGGGCGGCAACCCACGACCGCGAGATGCTGGGCGCCCTCGGCGTCAATCAGGCGTGGCTGTTCACCGGCGTGTTTGCACTCGGTTGCATGCTGGCGGGACTCGGCGGAGCGGTCCAGCTTCCGCGTCAGCCGGCGAGCCTCACCGTCGATATCTCGACGATCGGTGATGCGTTTGTCGTCGTCGTGGTAGGCGGCATGGGCTCGATTCCTGGTGCCTTTCTGGCGTCGCTCCTGATCGCCGAAGTGAAGGCGATTTGTATCGGCATCGGTACGGTTCATCTCGCGGGGATCGAGATCTCGTTCTCCAAGCTCACGCTGGTGGTCGAATTCCTGATCATGGCGGTGGTCCTTGTGATCCGGCCGTGGGGGCTGTTGGGACGGCCGCAAGCGACCAGTCGTAACTCGGCGCCGGTTGAAGCACCATTGAAGGCGGCTTCCAACTGGTTTCGCATGACGGTCATCGGCGTTTTCCTGCTGATGGCGATGTTGCCTATGCTCGATCAATCGCTGCCTTATGCTGCGGTGCTCGGTCAGGACATTCTGGTCGCGGCGCTGTTCGCGGTCAGTTTGCATTTCATGATGGGACCGGGCGGCATGCATTCGTTCGGGCATTCCGCCTATTACGGCCTTGGCGCCTACGGCGCTGCCATCCTGGTCAAACTGGCATTCATGCCCATGCCGCTCGCGATGCTGGTCGCTCCCCTGGTGGCCGGTCTTGGCGCCCTGCTGTTCGGCTGGTTCTGCGTGCGGCTGTCGGGCGTCTATCTCGCGATGCTGACGCTCGCCTTCTCGCAGATCGTCTGGTCAGTCGTGTTCCAGTGGGATGCGGTCACCGGTGGCTCCAATGGCATGGTGGGCGTCTGGCCGGCGGATTGGCTGAGCGGAACGCGCTACTACTACCTCACGCTCGTATTGGTCGGGCTCTCGGCCTACGCGCTGCGGCGGTTTGTGTTTGCGCCGTTCGGTTATGCGATGAGGGCCGGGCGGGATTCGTCGCTGCGTGCCGAGGCCATCGGTATCGATGTGAAGCTCGTGCAGTGGCTGGCCTTCACGATCGCCGGCGTGTTCGGCGGATTGGCCGGCACGCTCTACATCTTCTCCAAGGGCAGTGTCTCGCCGGATGTGATTTCGGTCAGCAAATCGGTCGACGGGCTCGTCATGGTTCTCTTGGGCGGCATTCAGTCACTCACGGGCCCCGTGATCGGCGCTGCGGTGTTCGGCGTGCTGCAGGACTGGGTGATGCGCGCCACGGATTACTGGCGGGCCTTGTTCGGTGGCATTATTCTGTTTCTGGTGCTCGCCTTCCCGGAGGGACTGGCTGGTATCTCGCGCCAGATCGAAAGTCTGTGGCAGCAATATCGACCTGCCGTGGGCGTTGTCCGACAGGAGAAGCTGACATGA
- a CDS encoding ABC transporter substrate-binding protein, which translates to MTKQVSFRHVLLSGLATIAIGASVPARAEDTIKIGEINSYKSQPVFTDGYKKGMMLAIDQINAKGGVAGRKLELITRDDNANPGEAIRQAEDLVTREKVDILAGAFYAHIGTALTDYAKQKKRFMLITEALSDNIVWAVGNKYTFRLDSSTYMLVSSLVDEAVKLKKKRWALIYPNYEFGTSAASAFKRLMKEKQPDVEFVAEQAPPFNKIDAGSVIQALSDAKPEATFNALFGSDLAQFIREGNTRGYLGDQMPVFSIITGQPEYLEPLRDEIPKNWMVTGYPWYSIKTPAHQEFLTEYQKKYGKENLRFGSIIGYSTIKAIEAGVAASGGKTDSDSLVAAFEGLNFDTPDGKTSFRKIDHQATWGLYVGKLAVEDGKGVMVDYHYAPGDKLLPSDDEVRKLRPAD; encoded by the coding sequence ATGACCAAGCAAGTGAGTTTTAGACACGTCCTACTGTCTGGCCTGGCGACGATTGCCATTGGAGCCTCGGTTCCGGCCAGGGCCGAAGACACCATCAAGATTGGCGAGATCAACAGTTACAAGTCCCAGCCGGTCTTCACCGACGGCTACAAGAAGGGCATGATGCTCGCCATTGATCAGATCAACGCCAAGGGCGGTGTGGCCGGGCGCAAGCTCGAGCTCATTACCCGCGATGACAATGCCAATCCGGGCGAAGCGATCCGCCAGGCAGAAGATCTGGTCACCCGCGAAAAGGTCGACATCCTGGCCGGCGCCTTCTACGCCCATATCGGTACGGCATTGACCGACTATGCGAAGCAGAAGAAACGCTTCATGCTGATCACCGAGGCGCTGAGCGATAACATCGTCTGGGCCGTCGGCAACAAGTACACATTCCGCCTCGACTCCTCGACCTATATGCTGGTTTCTTCGCTGGTCGACGAAGCGGTGAAATTGAAGAAGAAGCGCTGGGCACTGATCTATCCGAACTATGAATTCGGGACGTCGGCTGCATCGGCCTTCAAGAGGTTGATGAAGGAGAAGCAGCCGGACGTCGAGTTCGTCGCGGAACAAGCGCCGCCGTTCAACAAGATCGATGCCGGAAGCGTGATCCAGGCGCTCTCCGACGCCAAGCCCGAGGCCACGTTCAACGCATTGTTCGGTTCCGATCTCGCCCAGTTCATCCGCGAGGGCAACACGCGTGGATATCTCGGTGACCAGATGCCGGTGTTCAGCATCATCACCGGTCAGCCCGAATATCTCGAACCGCTGCGCGATGAGATCCCCAAGAACTGGATGGTGACCGGTTATCCCTGGTACAGCATCAAGACGCCAGCCCATCAGGAATTCCTGACCGAGTATCAGAAGAAGTACGGCAAGGAGAATCTGCGGTTCGGTTCGATCATCGGCTATTCCACGATCAAGGCCATCGAGGCCGGTGTCGCGGCATCCGGCGGAAAGACCGACAGCGATTCGCTCGTCGCAGCGTTCGAAGGGCTCAATTTCGATACGCCGGACGGCAAGACCAGCTTCCGCAAGATCGATCACCAGGCGACCTGGGGCCTCTATGTCGGCAAGCTCGCCGTCGAGGACGGCAAGGGCGTGATGGTCGACTATCACTACGCCCCGGGCGACAAATTGCTGCCGTCGGACGACGAAGTGCGCAAGCTGCGTCCAGCTGACTAA
- a CDS encoding aromatic ring-hydroxylating dioxygenase subunit alpha: MSVTTLSAQRPITAQDGCQDPVLLNDWHVVGYSSDFASDKIHPVRLLERDLIVWRSANGDIHVWEDLCIHRGARLSRGWIKNDRVVCPYHGWEYDGGGRCTLMPAAPDETPMKKARAFPYQAVERYGFVWVCLGEPTADIPVFPQWDDPSFLKVHSGPYMYAANGFRSIENFIDASHFPFVHAGLNGVMDNPDRLEPYDVHEVDTGLCSSEIKVFQPWGDARGIPLMAFYTYHTFRPLVAYFSKRTQQADKSGNIVSDKSDIFATFFVCQPVDEKTTIARVCAAMNVNPHPDPKVVRDRADVVFNQDREIVESQRPERIPTELRYELHHRTDLMGQRYRSWLRAKGITYGVI, from the coding sequence ATGTCCGTCACGACTTTATCGGCCCAGCGGCCGATCACCGCGCAGGATGGCTGTCAGGATCCGGTTTTGCTCAACGACTGGCATGTCGTCGGCTATTCCTCCGATTTCGCCTCCGACAAAATCCATCCCGTTCGCCTGCTCGAGCGCGACTTGATCGTCTGGCGCTCGGCAAACGGCGACATCCATGTCTGGGAAGACCTCTGCATTCATCGCGGCGCCCGGCTGTCGAGAGGCTGGATCAAGAACGATCGCGTTGTTTGCCCCTATCACGGCTGGGAGTATGACGGCGGCGGTCGCTGCACCCTCATGCCTGCTGCTCCCGACGAGACGCCGATGAAAAAGGCGCGCGCTTTCCCCTATCAGGCAGTCGAACGCTATGGCTTCGTGTGGGTGTGTCTCGGCGAGCCGACGGCCGACATACCGGTGTTCCCGCAATGGGATGATCCGAGCTTTCTGAAGGTCCATAGCGGCCCCTATATGTATGCGGCCAATGGCTTTCGCTCGATCGAAAACTTCATCGATGCCAGCCACTTCCCGTTCGTCCATGCCGGCCTGAACGGCGTCATGGACAATCCGGATCGGCTTGAGCCCTATGACGTGCATGAGGTCGATACCGGCCTCTGCTCGTCGGAAATAAAGGTGTTTCAGCCGTGGGGCGATGCACGCGGCATTCCGCTGATGGCGTTCTACACCTACCACACGTTCCGTCCGCTGGTGGCCTACTTCTCGAAGCGAACCCAGCAGGCGGACAAGTCCGGCAATATCGTTTCCGACAAGTCCGATATCTTCGCCACCTTCTTCGTTTGCCAACCGGTCGATGAGAAGACGACTATCGCGCGCGTTTGCGCAGCGATGAACGTGAATCCGCATCCCGATCCGAAAGTCGTGCGTGATCGGGCGGACGTGGTCTTCAATCAGGATCGCGAGATCGTCGAGTCGCAGCGACCGGAGCGTATTCCAACGGAGCTGCGCTACGAGTTGCATCACCGAACGGATCTGATGGGGCAACGCTATCGGAGCTGGCTGCGCGCCAAGGGCATCACCTATGGCGTCATCTGA
- a CDS encoding ABC transporter ATP-binding protein encodes MLLDVSRLNAWYGAAHILFDVALNVRRGEVISLMGRNGAGKSTTLKAIMGLLSRSEGRINFLGQDIGGKAPFQVARMGLGFVPEDRRIFPDLTVTENLETGRQAPRQWADGSAALNWTPGALYELFPNLGRMQDRRGGQMSGGEQQMLTVARTLMGNPLLVLLDEPSEGVAPVIVEQMAHMILALKARGASILLSEQNFHFARLVSDRAYVLEKGQIVYEGSMQDLAHNDDIQRSYLSV; translated from the coding sequence ATCCTGCTCGACGTCTCTCGTCTGAACGCCTGGTATGGTGCAGCTCACATCCTGTTCGACGTTGCGCTCAACGTGCGCCGTGGCGAAGTCATATCGCTGATGGGGCGCAACGGCGCCGGCAAATCCACTACGCTCAAGGCCATCATGGGCCTGCTGTCGCGGAGCGAGGGGCGGATCAATTTCCTGGGGCAGGACATCGGCGGCAAGGCGCCTTTCCAAGTGGCGCGCATGGGGCTTGGGTTCGTGCCCGAGGATCGGCGTATCTTTCCTGATTTGACGGTGACCGAGAATCTCGAAACCGGCAGGCAGGCGCCGCGGCAGTGGGCGGATGGAAGTGCCGCACTCAACTGGACGCCCGGCGCGCTTTACGAGCTCTTCCCCAATCTCGGCCGCATGCAGGACCGGCGCGGCGGCCAGATGAGCGGGGGTGAACAGCAGATGCTCACGGTGGCCCGTACGTTGATGGGAAATCCGCTACTGGTCCTGCTCGACGAACCGTCGGAAGGTGTCGCGCCGGTGATCGTCGAGCAGATGGCGCATATGATCCTCGCGCTCAAGGCACGCGGAGCAAGCATCCTGCTGTCTGAGCAGAACTTTCATTTTGCCCGCCTGGTATCGGACCGGGCTTACGTGCTCGAGAAAGGTCAGATCGTGTATGAAGGGTCGATGCAGGATCTGGCGCACAACGACGATATCCAGCGATCTTACCTTAGCGTTTAG
- a CDS encoding FAD-dependent monooxygenase — protein sequence MKHDFQVAIIGGGIGGAALARSLDRLGIDYHMFERASALSEVGAGVQMTPNAVKVLEALGLGPDLAAAGFLPEAMVGWNWQSGEELFRTPLREVCPRVFGAEFYHVHRADLHTMLAKDIAPERITFGVSCTGLRQQAGRTIACFDDGSEYAADLVVGADGVRSAVRAALWGQEPASYTGHMCWRALVPVEQFPLPFVTPTSAFWMGPKGHVVTYYVKGGAMVNIVAVNENHDWVEESWTIKSSRQELLDGFAGWNDNLIRLFELTNPDQIYKWGLFDRDPMQRWSRGNATLLGDAAHPMLPFLSQGAAMAVEDGYVLAQALSHFGPGDLGAALDAYEAERRPRTTRVQLEARERGRTYHLSSPEESKARDLAFKLEQAKNPNAVGIKAEWVYQYDARTCRDRFGKSPALSAAS from the coding sequence ATGAAACATGATTTCCAAGTAGCCATCATTGGCGGCGGTATCGGCGGCGCGGCACTTGCCCGCAGTCTGGATCGGCTCGGCATCGATTATCACATGTTCGAACGCGCCTCGGCCTTGAGCGAAGTGGGTGCCGGCGTGCAGATGACGCCCAACGCCGTGAAGGTGCTTGAAGCGCTTGGGCTGGGACCGGATCTGGCGGCGGCAGGCTTCCTGCCAGAGGCCATGGTGGGATGGAATTGGCAGAGCGGCGAAGAGCTGTTTCGTACGCCGCTCCGTGAAGTATGTCCTCGTGTGTTCGGGGCCGAATTCTACCACGTTCATCGCGCCGACCTGCACACCATGCTGGCGAAAGATATCGCTCCTGAGCGCATCACGTTCGGTGTGTCCTGCACTGGGCTGCGTCAGCAGGCCGGGCGCACGATCGCCTGCTTCGACGACGGCAGCGAATATGCGGCCGATCTGGTGGTCGGCGCCGATGGCGTTCGTTCGGCTGTCCGCGCCGCGCTCTGGGGTCAGGAACCGGCCAGCTACACCGGGCACATGTGCTGGCGTGCCCTTGTTCCGGTCGAACAGTTTCCACTGCCTTTCGTCACGCCGACGTCTGCCTTCTGGATGGGACCGAAGGGGCACGTGGTGACCTATTACGTCAAGGGTGGTGCGATGGTGAACATCGTTGCCGTCAATGAGAATCACGATTGGGTCGAGGAGTCCTGGACCATCAAGAGCAGCCGGCAGGAACTGCTCGATGGATTCGCTGGCTGGAACGACAACCTGATCCGTCTGTTCGAGCTCACCAATCCCGACCAGATCTACAAGTGGGGGCTGTTCGATCGCGATCCGATGCAACGCTGGTCGCGCGGCAATGCCACGCTGCTCGGCGACGCCGCGCATCCGATGCTGCCTTTCCTGTCGCAGGGAGCAGCCATGGCAGTCGAAGACGGCTATGTTCTCGCGCAGGCACTGAGCCATTTCGGCCCGGGCGATCTCGGCGCGGCGCTCGATGCCTACGAGGCTGAGCGCCGTCCGCGCACTACCCGTGTCCAGCTCGAAGCGCGCGAACGTGGCCGCACATATCATTTGTCTTCGCCCGAAGAATCGAAAGCGCGTGACCTCGCATTCAAGCTTGAGCAGGCGAAGAACCCCAACGCAGTCGGGATCAAGGCTGAGTGGGTCTACCAATACGACGCCCGCACCTGCCGTGATCGCTTCGGCAAATCCCCGGCCCTGAGCGCTGCTTCCTGA
- a CDS encoding TetR/AcrR family transcriptional regulator produces MPSHETAGNGIGIDASGVHNAIFSIFAPSAAPFLCAFVLELLPRHRIHEEASMNRVSGRRGVLSAEPPIKRPGRPEGGKGAMREGIMDAAEVVFANQGYAGTTLREISVLAGVTQALITYYFGSKFDLFSETFLRRATPIADARIESLARLQTDGKATDVVAIVEAFLRPVLDLRATEQGPAFLRLHARLHTEPPNLSYELRKTAYDESTHLYIDALHKALPHLSRLDVHWRMTLMIGTYLYALSDTNRMEDMVPESYDPKDGSRLMAETVAFITGGMCREPTKAVGVHKRKAARSRVQI; encoded by the coding sequence ATGCCATCCCATGAAACGGCGGGAAACGGCATCGGCATCGACGCCTCAGGGGTCCACAATGCTATCTTTTCTATCTTCGCCCCATCGGCTGCACCGTTTTTGTGCGCCTTCGTGCTCGAATTGCTGCCACGGCATCGGATTCATGAGGAGGCCAGCATGAACCGCGTGTCCGGCCGGCGAGGCGTCTTGTCCGCTGAGCCACCGATCAAACGTCCTGGGCGGCCCGAAGGCGGCAAGGGAGCGATGCGCGAGGGCATAATGGATGCCGCCGAGGTGGTGTTCGCCAATCAGGGATATGCGGGCACCACGCTACGGGAGATTTCCGTGCTCGCCGGAGTGACACAGGCGCTGATCACTTACTACTTCGGCTCGAAGTTCGACCTCTTCAGCGAAACATTTCTTCGACGTGCGACGCCGATCGCAGATGCGCGGATCGAAAGCTTGGCGAGATTGCAGACCGATGGAAAGGCAACGGACGTCGTCGCCATCGTCGAAGCCTTCCTTCGGCCGGTCCTGGACCTCCGTGCGACCGAGCAAGGGCCCGCCTTCTTGCGGCTCCACGCCAGGCTGCATACCGAACCACCCAACCTCTCTTACGAGCTGCGCAAGACGGCTTATGACGAGTCCACGCATCTCTATATCGATGCGCTGCACAAGGCGTTGCCGCATCTTTCACGGCTCGACGTGCATTGGCGGATGACGCTCATGATCGGCACTTATCTTTACGCTCTATCCGATACGAACCGCATGGAGGACATGGTGCCCGAGTCGTACGATCCGAAAGACGGCTCCAGATTGATGGCCGAGACTGTCGCCTTCATCACCGGCGGCATGTGCCGCGAGCCGACGAAGGCTGTTGGTGTCCATAAAAGGAAGGCTGCGAGAAGCCGAGTTCAGATTTAA
- a CDS encoding ABC transporter ATP-binding protein, producing MSGALLEVRDLYMTFGGVCAVDGITFDLHPGELLALIGPNGAGKSTTFNMVNGQLRASGGSVRLAEQELVGMKPRAIWRLGVGRTFQIAATFASFTVVENVQMAVMSHQQQIFSLWRPAASRYRDEALMLLAQVGMDAQADRACSELAYGDIKRVELAMALANNPRLLLMDEPTAGMAPRERNELMALTKRLVIERGMAVLFTEHSMDVVFAHADRIIVLARGKLIAEGDADEIRSHPKVKEVYFGNGLTFEHPPELAVAARIPA from the coding sequence ATGAGTGGCGCGCTGCTTGAGGTCCGCGATCTCTATATGACGTTCGGCGGCGTATGTGCCGTCGATGGAATCACCTTCGATCTTCATCCTGGTGAATTGCTGGCGTTGATCGGCCCGAACGGTGCAGGCAAATCCACCACCTTCAATATGGTCAACGGCCAGCTGCGTGCCTCGGGCGGATCCGTCCGCTTGGCCGAGCAAGAGCTGGTCGGGATGAAGCCGCGCGCGATCTGGCGCCTCGGCGTCGGACGCACGTTCCAGATCGCGGCCACATTCGCATCCTTCACGGTCGTCGAGAACGTGCAAATGGCGGTGATGTCCCATCAGCAGCAGATCTTTTCGCTGTGGCGTCCCGCCGCAAGCCGTTATCGCGATGAGGCGCTGATGCTGCTTGCGCAGGTCGGCATGGACGCGCAGGCTGACCGAGCTTGCAGCGAACTGGCTTATGGCGACATCAAGCGCGTCGAGCTCGCCATGGCCCTGGCGAACAATCCCAGGCTGCTGCTGATGGACGAGCCGACCGCCGGGATGGCGCCACGCGAACGCAACGAATTGATGGCTTTGACCAAGCGGCTGGTGATCGAGCGCGGCATGGCCGTGCTGTTCACCGAGCACAGCATGGATGTCGTCTTCGCCCATGCCGACCGCATCATCGTGCTCGCCCGCGGCAAATTGATTGCGGAAGGGGACGCAGACGAAATCCGCAGTCATCCCAAGGTCAAGGAAGTCTATTTCGGCAACGGCCTGACTTTCGAACATCCGCCGGAACTGGCCGTCGCGGCAAGGATACCCGCATGA
- a CDS encoding PDR/VanB family oxidoreductase, with product MASSDLGLRLRLVEVRYGAPGINLYRLASSDGATLPAFEPGAHLDLEVAPGLVRQYSLLWPQPASDCYEIAVQEAADGRGGSRAWHRQSVAGEIYQSSIPRNHFPLGATNETTRYLFAGGIGITPIVSMYRKLVADGQPVQLHYWTRSPEATLFHAELAAVADGSVRIHHTSGPAPRLADVLADTPMEAPLYCCGPTRMIDAFDELTERRSIDLVHRERFAVAPVDTGPTGSFTVRLARSGRTLDVGAQETVLSACLAAGIDLSYSCEEGVCGACEVRVLSGRVDHRDQVIAPAARASSSTMMACCSRGLTTLELDL from the coding sequence ATGGCGTCATCTGACCTCGGTTTGAGGTTGCGGCTAGTCGAAGTGCGATACGGAGCGCCGGGGATCAATCTCTACCGGCTCGCTTCGTCCGACGGCGCGACGCTGCCGGCTTTCGAGCCCGGCGCTCACCTCGATCTCGAGGTAGCGCCCGGACTGGTGCGGCAATATTCGCTGCTTTGGCCACAGCCAGCTTCGGACTGCTACGAGATCGCGGTGCAGGAGGCGGCCGACGGAAGAGGGGGCTCGCGCGCCTGGCATCGGCAGTCGGTCGCAGGGGAGATCTATCAGAGTTCGATCCCGCGCAATCATTTCCCGCTCGGTGCTACCAACGAGACGACACGTTACCTGTTCGCTGGCGGCATCGGCATCACGCCGATCGTCTCGATGTATCGCAAGCTTGTCGCCGATGGTCAGCCGGTACAGCTGCACTATTGGACGCGCAGCCCCGAAGCGACCCTGTTTCATGCCGAGCTTGCCGCCGTCGCCGACGGTAGCGTGCGGATTCATCACACCAGTGGACCAGCGCCACGTCTCGCGGATGTTCTTGCGGATACGCCGATGGAGGCGCCGCTCTATTGTTGCGGGCCGACGCGCATGATCGATGCCTTCGACGAACTGACCGAGCGGCGTTCGATCGACCTCGTGCATCGCGAGCGTTTTGCCGTGGCGCCGGTGGATACGGGCCCCACGGGCAGCTTCACCGTTCGTCTGGCGCGCTCGGGGCGCACGCTCGATGTCGGGGCACAGGAGACTGTGCTCAGCGCCTGCCTCGCCGCCGGCATCGATCTTTCCTACTCATGCGAGGAAGGCGTCTGCGGTGCTTGCGAAGTCCGCGTTCTCTCGGGGCGCGTCGATCATCGCGACCAAGTGATTGCGCCCGCGGCGAGAGCGTCTTCCAGCACGATGATGGCCTGCTGCTCGCGCGGGCTGACCACACTCGAGCTGGACCTTTAA
- a CDS encoding DUF1134 domain-containing protein, with the protein MTFASRLAAVALATFTLAFSPASAQQPPRGQAAPDTYRSEELMTAGHRFFGNVSRGLASVIEKAVSQWGLPNGYILGEEGSGAIVAGLRYGEGTLYTKNAGDLRVYWQGPSVGFDWGGDGARTMTLVYNLPATQAIYQRFAGIDGSAYIIGGFGMTALTANNVVLVPIRSGLGLRLGANIGYLKYTPSATWNPF; encoded by the coding sequence ATGACCTTCGCATCACGCCTGGCAGCGGTCGCGCTAGCCACGTTCACGCTCGCCTTCTCGCCGGCTTCTGCGCAGCAACCACCGCGCGGCCAAGCCGCACCGGACACCTATCGGTCCGAAGAACTCATGACGGCCGGCCATCGGTTTTTCGGCAACGTCTCACGCGGCCTCGCTTCGGTGATCGAAAAGGCCGTCAGCCAATGGGGCCTGCCGAACGGCTATATTCTGGGCGAAGAAGGCAGCGGCGCAATCGTGGCAGGCCTGCGTTACGGAGAAGGCACGCTCTATACGAAGAATGCCGGCGATCTGCGCGTCTACTGGCAAGGTCCCTCGGTCGGCTTCGACTGGGGCGGCGACGGCGCCCGCACCATGACGCTGGTCTATAACCTGCCGGCCACCCAGGCGATCTATCAGCGCTTCGCCGGTATCGACGGCTCCGCCTACATCATCGGCGGCTTCGGCATGACGGCACTGACTGCCAACAACGTCGTGCTGGTGCCGATCCGTTCGGGTCTCGGCCTGCGGCTCGGCGCCAATATCGGGTATCTCAAATATACCCCCAGCGCGACCTGGAACCCATTCTAA
- a CDS encoding YHS domain-containing (seleno)protein translates to MTAQRRELSGWSRGIALILLLAAALFPAGAQAATSERVVTDRYTGLAISGFDPVAYFTEGRPTLGQPDFEMSEEGTVWRFRNEGNRASFAAHPDIYGPQFGGYDPVDVARGVAFAGNPRLWLITGERLYLFGREETRDAFAAAPAKYLPGARKRWPGVQDILAK, encoded by the coding sequence ATGACGGCACAACGGCGGGAATTGTCAGGCTGGAGCCGTGGAATTGCCTTGATTCTGCTGCTGGCGGCCGCTCTCTTCCCGGCGGGCGCGCAGGCTGCGACCAGCGAACGCGTGGTCACTGACCGATATACGGGTCTCGCAATCAGCGGTTTCGATCCGGTGGCCTATTTCACCGAAGGCCGCCCGACGCTCGGGCAGCCGGACTTCGAAATGTCGGAAGAGGGCACCGTCTGGCGCTTCCGCAATGAGGGCAACCGCGCCTCCTTCGCCGCGCATCCGGACATCTACGGTCCGCAATTCGGTGGCTATGATCCCGTCGACGTCGCCCGCGGGGTCGCCTTCGCCGGCAATCCGCGTTTGTGGCTCATTACGGGCGAACGCCTTTACCTGTTTGGCCGGGAGGAAACCCGCGACGCCTTTGCTGCGGCACCGGCCAAATATCTGCCCGGCGCGCGCAAGCGCTGGCCGGGTGTGCAGGATATCCTGGCGAAATAA